In the Paramormyrops kingsleyae isolate MSU_618 chromosome 6, PKINGS_0.4, whole genome shotgun sequence genome, one interval contains:
- the cox4i2 gene encoding cytochrome c oxidase subunit 4 isoform 2, mitochondrial codes for MLRMTAWRLGGLLSRRATVAATGGSVRMASQGHHVSTQADMSLPMYCDRMDTPLPERPYQDTLSAVEKSLKQKEKGPWTQLSKEEKLALYRLMFRKTYAEMKVPSNEWKTVFGGILFFIGITGLVVLWQRYNVFPPRPHTLEDEWKAQQLKRMIDMRINPIEGLSAKWDYDKGQWK; via the exons ATGCTGCGAATGACGGCTTGGCGCCTCGGCGGCCTTTTGTCAAGACGTGCGACGGTGGCGGCGACCGGTGGTAGTGTGAGGATGGCATCCCAGGGGCATC ATGTCTCCACACAAGCAGACATGTCGCTGCCTATGTACTGCGATCGCATGGACACCCCACTGCCAGAAAGACCGTATCAGGACACCCTCAGCGCAGTGGAGAAGAGCCTGAAACAAAAGGAGAAGGGGCCTTGGACCCAGCTCTCCAAGGAAGAAAAACTTGCCC TCTACAGGCTGATGTTCAGAAAGACCTACGCAGAGATGAAGGTGCCGTCTAATGAATGGAAGACTGTCTTTGGTGGAATCTTATTTTTTATCGGCATTACGGGCCTGGTGGTCCTCTGGCAGCGATATAACG TGTTCCCTCCACGGCCTCACACGCTGGAAGATGAGTGGAAGGCCCAGCAGTTAAAGCGGATGATTGACATGAGGATCAACCCCATAGAAGGCTTATCCGCCAAATGGGACTACGACAAGGGCCAGTGGAAGTAG